From a region of the Castor canadensis chromosome 7, mCasCan1.hap1v2, whole genome shotgun sequence genome:
- the LOC109701890 gene encoding Krueppel-like factor 17 gives MEQGAEELRQWPTAHQPALDNEKSMSILDMSLTSGNSGVHTSWNHGPPGIQCYPQGTEMLRTSFVSADASKQNVGEAGSQFSMSLPEHGVHYCPQATPISSQIYQQGVSPSQPGSQVMPLGEACIPVVVMTFSENPRMPSSGPPVSASNETLMMSHSSAPTMPFSGPPTVPSTRASTFKTLLTPTMSSCEAQSVLPSVAQLLPPRDSYGLEMPSAGSQSLLSLETQNSLVNQSNSQEGPFLPEQPIPAPQRAENSRARERAPRRQSSASRPYLCVYNNCGKAYTKRSHLVSHQRKHTGEKPYRCSWEGCTWSFFRSDELGRHMRIHTRYRPHRCDQCGRQFMRSDHLKQHQKIHQRMPGAAEPGSAQPGTNSGQVDGACAPNL, from the exons gATAATGAGAAGTCAATGTCCATCTTGGATATGTCTCTGACTTCTGGAAACAGTGGAGTGCACACTTCTTGGAACCATGGTCCACCAGGCATTCAATGCTATCCTCAAGGCACAGAGATGTTGAGGACCAGTTTTGTCTCTGCTGATGCATCCAAGCAGAACGTGGGTGAGGCAGGGTCACAGTTCAGTATGTCACTACCTGAGCATGGTGTGCACTACTGTCCCCAAGCCACTCCCATTTCTTCCCAGATATATCAGCAGGGAGTATCTCCCTCCCAGCCTGGGTCCCAGGTGATGCCCTTAGGAGAAGCCTGTATTCCAGTAGTGGTCATGACCTTCAGTGAGAATCCAAGGATGCCTTCCAGTGGGCCACCAGTCTCAGCTTCCAATGAGACGTTAATGATGTCCCACTCCAGTGCCCCAACAATGCCATTTTCTGGTCCCCCAACAGTGCCTTCCACCAGAGCTTCAACATTTAAAACGTTATTGACACCAACCATGTCTTCCTGTGAGGCCCAGTCTGTGCTCCCATCAGTGGCTCAGTTGTTGCCCCCCAGAGATTCCTATGGCCTTGAGATGCCCTCAGCTGGGTCTCAATCATTGCTGAGTTTAGAAACACAGAACTCTCTTGTGAATCAGTCAAACTCCCAGGAAGGCCCTTTTCTACCTGAGCAGCCCATACCTGCTCCACAGAGAGCAGAAAACTCCAGGGCCCGGGAAAGGGCACCCAGGAGACAATCCTCAGCGTCGAGGCCTTACCTCTGCGTGTATAATAACTGTGGAAAGGCGTACACCAAGCGCTCCCACCTCGTGAGTCACCAGCGAAAACACACAG GGGAGAAGCCCTATAGATGCAGTTGGGAAGGCTGCACTTGGTCTTTCTTCCGTTCCGATGAGCTTGGACGACATATGCGGATACACACCAGGTATCGACCTCATAGGTGTGATCAGTGCGGCCGCCAGTTCATGAGATCTGACCATCTCAAGCAACACCAGAAGATTCATCAGCGGATGCCAGGAGCCGCAGAGCCAGGATCTGCACAGCCTGGAACCAACAGTGGACAGGTGGACGGTGCTTGTGCTCCTAACCTTTAG
- the LOC109701888 gene encoding RNA transcription, translation and transport factor protein has translation MFRRKLTALDYHNPAGFNCKDETEFRNFIVWLEDQKIRHYKIEDRGNLRNIHSSDWPKFFEKYLRDVNCPFKIQDRQEAIDWLLGLAVRLEYGDNAEKYKDLVPDNAKSTDNSTKNAEPLINLDVNNPDFKAGVMALANLLQIQRHDDYLVMLKAIRILVQERLTQDAVAKANQTKEGLPVALDKHILGFDTGDAVLNEAAQILRLLHIEELRELQTKINEAIVAVQAIIADPKTDHRLGKVGR, from the coding sequence ATGTTCCGACGCAAGCTGACGGCTCTAGACTACCACAACCCTGCCGGCTTCAACTGCAAAGATGAAACAGAATTTAGAAACTTTATTGTTTGGCTTGAAGACCAGAAAATCAGACACTACAAAATTGAAGACAGAGGTAACTTAAGAAACATCCACAGCAGTGACTGGCCCAAGTTCTTTGAAAAGTATCTCAGAGATGTGAACTGTCCTTTCAAGATTCAGGATCGACAAGAAGCGATTGACTGGCTTCTTGGTTTAGCGGTTAGACTTGAATATGGAGATAATGCTGAAAAATACAAGGACTTAGTACCTGATAATGCAAAAAGTACTGACAATTCAACTAAAAATGCAGAACCATTGATCAATTTGGATGTAAATAATCCTGATTTTAAGGCTGGTGTAATGGCTTTGGCTAACCTTCTTCAGATTCAGCGTCATGATGATTACCTGGTAATGCTAAAGGCAATTCGCATTTTGGTTCAGGAGCGCCTAACACAGGATGCAGTTGCTAAAGCAAATCAAACAAAAGAGGGCTTGCCTGTTGCTTTAGACAAGCATATTCTTGGTTTTGACACAGGAGATGCAGTTCTTAATGAAGCTGCCCAAATTCTGCGATTGCTGCATATAGAAGAGCTTAGAGAGCTACAGACAAAAATTAATGAAGCCATAGTAGCTGTTCAGGCCATTATTGCTGATCCAAAGACAGACCACAGACTAGGGAAAGTTGGAAGATGA